A DNA window from Bacteroides cellulosilyticus contains the following coding sequences:
- a CDS encoding L,D-transpeptidase, whose translation MKHSVLFVCVAVGLIFAGCRNRQEPPVPVVVQEAEPKDTAVLEFPHPKEKQLTAADISLTKELLYDQHTLEDTYPYKDTVRSFKWDVIRNCLAYIENMQRDTTARWVVLQNYKNLNKEAPLVRKFVRNVYRRVSDTLGVERYQSVPLYLPADTLVPERYGRDGTIAYLKGEEGSFYRILPATFEEEWLAPRSYLKQLPDSTVFNHVIFVDRLDQNITTLEHVSEGEWKIRSMNPATTGMHAPPYAQETPLGMYLLQQKKTRMVFLKDGSAETGGYAPYASRFTNGAYIHGVPVNAPRTSMIEYSWSLGTTPRSHMCVRNATSHSKFVFDWAPTERSLVVVIE comes from the coding sequence ATGAAACATTCCGTTCTTTTTGTCTGCGTGGCTGTTGGTTTGATTTTTGCCGGATGTCGTAACCGGCAGGAACCACCTGTGCCGGTAGTTGTGCAGGAGGCTGAACCTAAAGATACGGCTGTGCTGGAATTTCCTCATCCTAAAGAGAAACAGTTGACCGCTGCTGATATTTCTCTTACCAAAGAATTGCTCTATGACCAGCATACCCTCGAAGATACCTATCCATATAAGGATACGGTACGCTCTTTCAAATGGGATGTCATCCGGAACTGTCTGGCTTATATCGAGAATATGCAGCGCGATACTACTGCAAGGTGGGTGGTGTTGCAGAATTATAAGAATCTGAATAAAGAAGCTCCCCTGGTACGTAAGTTCGTGCGGAATGTGTATCGCCGTGTATCTGATACATTGGGCGTGGAGCGCTATCAATCGGTGCCGCTGTATCTGCCCGCTGATACTTTGGTGCCCGAACGTTATGGTAGAGACGGTACTATCGCTTATCTGAAAGGCGAGGAGGGAAGTTTTTACCGGATATTACCCGCCACTTTTGAAGAAGAATGGCTGGCACCACGCAGTTATCTGAAACAATTGCCGGATAGCACCGTCTTTAATCATGTGATTTTTGTCGACCGCCTGGATCAGAATATTACTACTTTGGAACATGTCTCGGAAGGTGAGTGGAAGATACGTAGCATGAATCCCGCCACTACCGGAATGCATGCTCCACCCTATGCTCAGGAAACCCCATTGGGAATGTATCTGCTTCAACAGAAGAAAACGCGTATGGTGTTCCTGAAAGATGGTTCGGCGGAGACAGGAGGCTATGCCCCCTATGCCAGTCGTTTTACGAACGGAGCTTATATTCACGGAGTGCCGGTGAATGCGCCGCGTACAAGTATGATTGAGTATAGCTGGTCGTTGGGAACCACTCCACGTTCGCATATGTGTGTGCGCAATGCTACTTCACATTCCAAGTTCGTTTTCGATTGGGCGCCTACCGAACGATCTTTGGTTGTGGTGATTGAATAG
- a CDS encoding alpha-galactosidase: MNYTKWILGLATIFLSFCPHSSVARDSPFTRHGTGPRYWIAYEECFVTNVPLSEERWKANIDWMEKTFKPYGYDMICNDGWIEAAQTVNENGYITKYNSDWKNGFSYWARYLQERDMKMGVYYNPMWLTRAAYEQNLPVKGTSYRTRDIVGYKSFNDPLYWVDVDKPGAKEWIQNYVRYFKEMGVTYLRIDFLENYETNYGTRRYEQALAWIAEAAGDDLFLSLVMPHCYNHAKTELKYGDMIRIDDDCFDGDWDFVSNRRRGQQKDHWPQFGNAFDGFIGFADVGARGQMILDGDFMRMNKLANDNERRFLFSLMIMGGSALAIADQYDTIGDHAWVYQNPEMNELNSLGFAAKPLSYDFRDAANSSRWIGQLPNGDWVVGLFNRESTPQTRSIDFHRELGIEDGQAVNVRDLWERKDLGGMSGTYIVELRPHECKVIRIQHNTLKIEAETASVRGGAKSIK, translated from the coding sequence ATGAACTATACAAAATGGATACTCGGACTCGCAACCATCTTCTTGTCATTTTGTCCTCACTCCTCCGTAGCCCGTGACAGTCCCTTCACCCGTCACGGCACGGGACCCAGATACTGGATTGCCTACGAAGAGTGTTTTGTAACCAACGTTCCTCTCAGTGAGGAGCGCTGGAAAGCAAACATCGACTGGATGGAGAAGACTTTCAAGCCCTACGGTTACGACATGATCTGCAATGACGGATGGATAGAAGCTGCACAAACCGTCAATGAGAACGGCTATATCACCAAGTACAACAGTGACTGGAAAAACGGTTTCAGCTACTGGGCCCGATACCTGCAAGAACGGGACATGAAGATGGGAGTCTATTACAACCCCATGTGGCTGACCCGTGCCGCCTATGAACAGAACCTGCCTGTAAAAGGAACTTCTTACCGTACCCGAGACATTGTGGGATACAAATCGTTCAACGATCCTCTGTATTGGGTGGATGTGGATAAGCCGGGAGCCAAAGAATGGATTCAGAATTATGTCCGCTATTTCAAGGAAATGGGCGTCACCTATCTTCGCATAGATTTCCTGGAAAACTATGAAACCAACTATGGCACCCGCCGCTACGAACAAGCATTGGCATGGATTGCCGAAGCTGCCGGAGATGATCTTTTCCTCAGTCTTGTGATGCCTCATTGTTATAATCATGCCAAGACGGAATTGAAATACGGGGATATGATACGCATTGACGATGACTGCTTCGACGGTGACTGGGACTTTGTCAGCAACCGCCGCCGCGGGCAGCAGAAAGACCACTGGCCGCAATTCGGCAATGCTTTCGACGGATTCATTGGTTTTGCCGATGTCGGTGCACGAGGGCAAATGATACTGGACGGTGACTTTATGCGTATGAATAAACTGGCAAATGACAACGAGCGCCGCTTCCTTTTCTCGCTGATGATTATGGGAGGTTCTGCACTTGCCATTGCCGACCAGTATGATACGATTGGAGATCACGCCTGGGTTTACCAGAATCCGGAAATGAACGAGTTGAACAGTCTCGGTTTTGCCGCCAAACCATTGAGTTACGACTTTCGGGATGCTGCGAACAGTTCCCGCTGGATCGGCCAGTTGCCTAACGGAGATTGGGTGGTAGGATTATTCAACCGTGAAAGTACTCCACAGACACGCAGCATTGACTTCCATCGTGAACTGGGCATTGAAGACGGGCAAGCCGTCAATGTACGGGATTTATGGGAACGCAAAGACTTGGGAGGTATGTCGGGAACATACATCGTAGAATTGCGACCCCATGAATGTAAAGTAATCCGTATTCAACACAACACCCTGAAAATAGAAGCAGAAACAGCTTCCGTAAGGGGTGGAGCAAAATCAATCAAGTAA
- a CDS encoding glycoside hydrolase family 97 protein, whose product MKRLPNYSLLWVSFIVFLCTGCNPASQLSVGSPDGNLCLHVETENGKLYYELSRNGKPILDKSRLGFILKEDTLADHLEITEALHHSFSGTWEQIWGEDRIVENNYHEMTIHVQETSAHKRKFNVVFRLFNDGFGFRYEFPEQEALKDFVIMDELTEFALTGDHKAWSIPHEAHFYEALYEAAPVSKLGWVSTPLTMETNDGLFLSIHEANLTDYAAMNLIPKEGSMTLKANLTPWSTGEKVFMKAPGVTPWRTMIVAESAGDLLLSRLMLNLNEPCRIQDTSWIQPGRYIGIWWTYHMHKHTWHTGPRHGATTANALRHIDFAARHGFQGVLIEGWNKGWDTYHFNFTEPYPDFDLKQITDYAASKGVTLIGHHETDGWVSDYENQIEAAFNLYKDHGVQIVKTGYVGKLLDGKERHSSQFGVRHYRKVIELAADKHIMIDNHEPVMPTGLQRTFPNLMTQEGVRGQEWDAWDKDGGNPPVHTTIIPFTRGLAGPMDFTPGTFRFENPVLPQTRVQTTLAKQLALSVVLYSPLQMASDEIENYERNPEPFSFITACPTTWEQTIVPEAKIGEYVTIARKERGSSGRWFIGSITNEQPREMQLPLSFLDKGKRYKAVIYRDGDKADYRTNPYPMIIEEQEVTGESTLQIAQAPGGGTGIILTVLSSSGATSDIQK is encoded by the coding sequence ATGAAAAGACTTCCTAATTATTCTCTGCTATGGGTAAGCTTTATCGTTTTCCTCTGCACAGGTTGCAATCCGGCATCGCAACTCTCTGTAGGTTCTCCCGATGGTAATCTCTGCCTGCATGTAGAAACAGAAAACGGAAAACTCTATTATGAACTCTCACGAAATGGAAAGCCCATACTCGATAAGTCACGCCTCGGATTTATCCTGAAAGAAGATACACTTGCTGACCATCTGGAAATAACAGAAGCTCTTCATCATTCATTCAGCGGGACATGGGAACAAATCTGGGGAGAAGACCGGATTGTAGAAAACAACTATCATGAGATGACCATTCATGTACAGGAAACATCCGCACACAAACGAAAATTCAATGTTGTGTTCCGGCTGTTCAATGACGGGTTCGGCTTCCGCTACGAATTTCCGGAACAGGAAGCATTAAAAGACTTTGTGATCATGGATGAACTTACAGAGTTTGCATTGACCGGTGATCATAAAGCCTGGTCCATACCTCATGAAGCACATTTTTATGAAGCACTCTACGAGGCAGCTCCTGTCAGTAAACTCGGTTGGGTAAGCACACCGCTCACTATGGAAACCAATGACGGACTTTTCCTGAGTATCCATGAAGCCAATCTGACAGATTATGCAGCCATGAATCTTATCCCTAAAGAAGGTAGTATGACCCTGAAAGCCAATCTCACTCCATGGTCTACGGGAGAAAAAGTTTTTATGAAAGCTCCCGGTGTCACTCCCTGGCGTACGATGATTGTTGCTGAAAGCGCAGGTGATTTACTCCTGTCGCGCCTTATGCTGAATCTGAACGAGCCTTGCCGCATTCAAGATACATCCTGGATACAACCCGGAAGATACATTGGAATCTGGTGGACTTACCACATGCATAAACACACCTGGCACACAGGCCCACGCCACGGCGCTACCACTGCCAATGCACTGCGGCATATAGACTTTGCCGCCCGACACGGTTTTCAGGGAGTACTTATTGAAGGTTGGAACAAAGGTTGGGATACTTATCATTTCAACTTTACCGAACCGTATCCTGACTTTGACCTGAAACAGATCACCGACTATGCCGCTTCCAAAGGCGTAACGCTTATCGGCCATCATGAAACGGACGGCTGGGTATCTGATTATGAAAACCAAATAGAAGCAGCCTTCAATTTATATAAAGATCACGGCGTGCAAATAGTCAAAACAGGCTATGTAGGCAAACTGTTGGATGGCAAAGAGCGACACAGCAGCCAGTTTGGTGTACGTCACTACCGGAAAGTTATTGAACTGGCAGCCGACAAGCATATTATGATTGACAATCACGAACCCGTGATGCCCACCGGACTGCAACGCACCTTCCCAAATCTGATGACACAAGAAGGTGTACGAGGGCAGGAATGGGATGCCTGGGACAAAGATGGCGGCAATCCTCCCGTACACACTACCATCATTCCCTTCACCCGTGGGCTGGCAGGTCCCATGGATTTCACCCCCGGCACTTTCCGCTTCGAAAATCCGGTGTTGCCTCAGACGCGTGTACAAACAACGCTTGCCAAACAATTGGCTTTATCCGTTGTGTTATACAGTCCCCTGCAAATGGCCTCCGATGAAATAGAAAACTACGAACGGAACCCTGAACCGTTTTCATTTATCACCGCCTGCCCTACTACTTGGGAACAAACCATAGTACCCGAAGCTAAAATAGGCGAATATGTGACAATTGCCCGTAAAGAACGCGGAAGCAGCGGACGTTGGTTCATAGGAAGCATCACTAATGAACAACCTCGGGAGATGCAACTCCCCCTCTCCTTTCTGGATAAAGGAAAACGATATAAGGCTGTTATCTACAGAGATGGAGATAAGGCTGATTATCGTACCAACCCGTATCCGATGATAATAGAAGAACAGGAAGTAACCGGTGAATCGACCCTGCAAATAGCACAGGCACCGGGAGGAGGTACGGGAATTATACTCACTGTTCTCTCCTCATCCGGAGCAACCTCCGATATACAAAAATAA
- a CDS encoding MATE family efflux transporter has protein sequence MATSREMTAGRALPLIFNFTMPLLMGNLLQQTYSLVDAAIVGKFLGINALASVGASTSVVFLILGFCNGCCGGFGIPVAQKFGARDYSTMRRYISVSLQLAAVMSVMIAVVTSILCGDILLMMRTPDIIFQDAYYYLLITFIGVPCTFFYNLLSSIIRALGDSKTPFWFLLFSAVLNILLDLFCILVLDWRVAGAAIATVFSQGVSAVLCYGYMMRRFDILRGTPDERKFNGALARRLMYIGVPMGLQFSITAIGSIMLQSANNALGTACVAAFTAAMRIKMFFMCPLESLGIAMATYTGQNYGAGKPERIWMGVKVSALMMIIYWAFTFCVLMLGARTFALLFVEASELEILKDTELFLHISVSFFPVLGLLCILRYTIQGAGYTNLAMLSGVSEMIARVLVSLYAVPAFGYLAVCFGDPTAWIAAVLFLVPAFIFVYRRLLRMRREQ, from the coding sequence ATGGCAACATCAAGAGAAATGACGGCAGGACGCGCATTGCCGTTGATATTCAATTTCACTATGCCTCTGTTGATGGGAAACCTGCTACAACAGACATACTCTCTGGTCGACGCGGCAATCGTAGGAAAATTCTTGGGTATTAATGCACTGGCCTCGGTAGGAGCAAGTACTTCGGTAGTTTTCCTTATTCTTGGTTTCTGCAATGGATGTTGTGGAGGTTTCGGTATTCCTGTGGCGCAGAAATTCGGAGCGCGGGATTATAGTACGATGCGTCGTTATATATCGGTCAGTTTGCAACTGGCGGCGGTGATGTCGGTAATGATTGCAGTGGTTACGAGTATTCTGTGTGGGGATATCCTGCTGATGATGCGTACACCGGATATCATATTCCAGGATGCCTACTATTATTTATTGATAACGTTTATCGGAGTTCCCTGTACTTTCTTTTATAATTTGTTGTCCAGCATTATTCGTGCTTTGGGCGATAGTAAGACGCCTTTCTGGTTTCTGCTGTTCTCAGCTGTACTTAATATTTTGCTTGATTTGTTCTGTATCTTGGTGCTGGATTGGAGAGTGGCGGGAGCTGCCATCGCTACGGTCTTTTCACAAGGCGTATCGGCTGTGTTGTGCTATGGATACATGATGCGCCGTTTCGATATATTGCGGGGAACACCGGATGAGCGGAAGTTCAACGGTGCTCTGGCACGGAGATTGATGTATATCGGTGTACCTATGGGATTACAATTCTCGATTACCGCTATCGGAAGTATCATGTTGCAAAGCGCCAACAATGCATTGGGAACTGCTTGTGTAGCAGCTTTTACGGCTGCCATGCGCATCAAGATGTTCTTTATGTGCCCGCTTGAAAGTCTGGGCATTGCTATGGCTACTTATACTGGACAGAATTATGGTGCGGGCAAGCCCGAACGTATTTGGATGGGAGTAAAGGTAAGTGCGTTAATGATGATTATTTACTGGGCATTTACGTTCTGCGTATTGATGCTGGGTGCACGTACGTTTGCCTTGCTTTTTGTGGAAGCGTCTGAACTGGAAATCTTAAAGGACACGGAGTTGTTCCTGCATATTTCCGTGTCCTTCTTCCCGGTTTTGGGACTGCTTTGTATTCTGCGATATACCATCCAGGGAGCGGGATATACCAATCTTGCTATGCTTTCCGGAGTTTCCGAAATGATAGCGCGTGTGCTGGTCAGTCTTTATGCAGTGCCCGCTTTCGGCTATCTCGCGGTCTGCTTCGGTGATCCGACGGCATGGATTGCGGCTGTCCTGTTCCTGGTGCCGGCATTTATTTTTGTATATCGGAGGTTGCTCCGGATGAGGAGAGAACAGTGA
- a CDS encoding DUF5116 domain-containing protein — translation MKKVINKLIFIFLLLPLLTGCEKDKEIVVVEPVENYTQLYGLGTIFSWDSNAPTELKLTEPNTFTIDKVIKYSEENKQFKFILEKGDWDKVRYLVPTSTDDGTAVKVITPGEYDMLMCSEMTGDLRDHFWGIPEGSDGTYRITVNVKKLKLTLEKISDETEEPEPEIKTIYGLGSAFGWDSGSATGLVPDPLYANVYKAEVNLVYSEENKQFKFILEKGDWDKVNYLVPESVDYNGNVKIVTPGEYPMFKCSEMEGNLRDHFWGIPEGADGKYILTVNTETMILKVEKVVKTIYGLGTAFGWDSGNPTGLIPSPDEEDIYTAEVDLNYSDENKQFKFILEKGDWDKVNYLVPESVDYNGNVKIVTPGEYPMFKCSEMEGNLRDHFWGIPEGSDGKYKLTVNTKTLKLKVEKIN, via the coding sequence ATGAAGAAAGTAATAAATAAACTCATTTTCATCTTCCTCCTCCTCCCCCTGCTGACCGGATGTGAGAAAGATAAAGAAATCGTTGTAGTGGAACCCGTAGAGAACTACACACAATTGTACGGACTCGGCACCATCTTCAGTTGGGATTCCAATGCTCCCACCGAACTGAAGCTGACTGAACCGAATACATTCACCATAGATAAAGTTATCAAATACTCCGAAGAGAACAAGCAATTCAAGTTCATCCTTGAAAAAGGCGATTGGGACAAAGTACGTTACCTGGTACCCACCTCGACAGATGACGGCACCGCCGTAAAAGTCATCACTCCCGGAGAATACGACATGCTGATGTGTTCCGAAATGACAGGCGACCTGCGCGACCACTTCTGGGGAATACCCGAAGGAAGCGACGGTACCTACCGGATTACAGTGAACGTAAAGAAGCTGAAACTAACCCTCGAAAAAATCAGTGACGAAACCGAAGAGCCGGAACCGGAGATAAAGACGATTTATGGCTTGGGAAGTGCTTTCGGATGGGATTCGGGCAGTGCAACCGGATTAGTACCCGACCCACTGTATGCCAATGTATATAAGGCAGAAGTAAACCTGGTTTATAGTGAAGAAAACAAACAATTCAAGTTCATCCTTGAAAAGGGAGACTGGGATAAAGTCAATTATCTGGTACCCGAAAGCGTGGATTACAACGGAAATGTCAAGATTGTGACACCCGGCGAATACCCCATGTTTAAATGTTCAGAAATGGAAGGCAACCTGCGCGACCACTTCTGGGGCATCCCCGAAGGAGCGGACGGGAAGTATATACTAACCGTAAACACCGAAACCATGATTCTGAAAGTTGAAAAGGTTGTAAAAACCATCTACGGCTTGGGTACCGCTTTCGGCTGGGATTCGGGTAATCCGACCGGACTTATACCTTCCCCGGATGAAGAGGATATCTATACAGCGGAAGTCGACTTGAATTACAGTGACGAAAACAAGCAGTTCAAGTTCATCCTTGAAAAGGGAGACTGGGATAAAGTCAATTATCTGGTACCCGAAAGCGTGGATTACAACGGAAATGTCAAGATTGTGACACCCGGAGAATACCCCATGTTTAAATGTTCAGAAATGGAAGGCAACCTGCGCGACCACTTCTGGGGCATCCCCGAAGGAAGCGACGGAAAGTACAAACTGACAGTCAATACAAAGACCCTGAAACTCAAAGTTGAAAAAATCAATTAA
- a CDS encoding RagB/SusD family nutrient uptake outer membrane protein: MKLKNILTGSLAGVLLLGSLSACTDLTETVYDQIMSTNYYNTKDDIIKATFRPFEHGFYSIGPRQVLQECCADQLGTWARDGWWYDNAKWQYLHYHTWAADNESIKSEWENCFTGIMQANSVIDDLQKLDPAKFNMSQSEMDNFIAQNKALRAWFYIRLLDAFRNVPLAVSLDQSKNSVGQVTPQELFNFIETELKTSIEALPAKNGNAGNGIAQGQWTKAGAAALLVRLYLNAEKWIGTSKYTECATYAQNILDGDYGFYELGKTWDEVFDWTNDRCNETIFAFPSSYGRSYWHYTGDTYWWAVPVNARFYFGAFKQGDFNTKYALQPSLDLNNNEYNFKLGKFVSKFKKYPKDYRLTMYRNLGNSTREGMFLYGYLPYIADDGTQKKVTSPVGGYEIYIRDQVGVFHELAPDQLPADRTSNMNTGDHNSGWHFVKYPIYSDEDAGKREADYNEIRLAEIYYSLAECKFKANDVDGAARLLNTVRKRNYPQDTWAEYLYKPEGAVTLTQDELYDEWGREFLAEGRRRTDLIRWGLYCTEEWWDKKPDADSHWDIFPIPRDMMGADHTLEQNPGYN, from the coding sequence ATGAAACTCAAGAATATATTAACCGGTTCGCTGGCAGGAGTATTGCTTCTCGGCTCCCTCAGCGCATGCACCGACCTTACGGAAACGGTATACGACCAAATCATGTCTACCAACTATTACAATACAAAGGATGATATTATCAAAGCCACATTCCGCCCCTTCGAACATGGATTCTACAGCATCGGGCCGCGCCAGGTGTTGCAGGAGTGTTGTGCCGATCAACTGGGTACCTGGGCACGCGATGGCTGGTGGTATGACAATGCCAAATGGCAATACCTGCACTACCATACCTGGGCTGCCGACAATGAATCCATCAAAAGTGAATGGGAAAACTGTTTCACCGGAATCATGCAGGCCAATTCCGTCATAGATGACCTGCAAAAGCTGGACCCTGCCAAATTCAACATGTCACAGTCGGAGATGGATAACTTCATCGCACAGAACAAGGCTTTACGCGCATGGTTCTACATCCGTCTGCTGGATGCTTTCCGCAATGTACCGTTAGCTGTCAGCCTGGACCAGAGCAAGAACTCCGTCGGACAAGTGACACCGCAGGAACTGTTCAACTTTATCGAAACGGAACTGAAAACATCTATCGAAGCACTACCAGCCAAGAACGGTAATGCCGGCAACGGGATAGCACAAGGACAGTGGACCAAAGCCGGTGCAGCCGCATTGTTAGTGCGCCTCTATCTGAACGCGGAGAAATGGATCGGAACTTCTAAATATACGGAATGCGCCACATACGCCCAAAACATTCTGGACGGTGACTATGGCTTCTACGAACTGGGAAAGACCTGGGACGAAGTATTCGACTGGACAAACGACCGATGCAACGAAACCATCTTTGCTTTCCCGTCGTCCTACGGGCGTAGTTACTGGCACTATACGGGCGATACATACTGGTGGGCTGTCCCTGTCAATGCACGTTTCTACTTCGGCGCTTTCAAGCAAGGAGACTTCAATACCAAATATGCCTTGCAACCCAGTCTCGACCTGAATAATAATGAATATAACTTCAAACTCGGCAAGTTTGTCAGCAAATTCAAGAAATATCCGAAAGATTATCGCCTGACCATGTACCGGAATCTGGGCAACAGTACCCGTGAAGGTATGTTCCTTTATGGCTACCTGCCTTATATCGCCGATGACGGCACCCAAAAGAAAGTGACTTCTCCCGTAGGAGGATATGAAATCTACATCCGCGACCAGGTAGGAGTATTTCACGAACTCGCTCCGGATCAACTTCCCGCCGACCGCACTTCAAACATGAATACCGGCGACCATAACTCCGGATGGCATTTTGTGAAGTATCCCATCTACAGCGACGAAGACGCAGGGAAGCGCGAAGCCGATTACAATGAAATTCGTCTGGCGGAAATCTACTACTCATTGGCGGAATGTAAGTTCAAAGCAAACGATGTGGACGGAGCTGCCCGGCTGCTGAATACGGTACGTAAACGTAACTATCCGCAAGATACATGGGCAGAATACCTGTACAAGCCCGAAGGTGCAGTAACCCTGACGCAAGACGAGCTTTACGATGAATGGGGACGTGAATTCCTTGCCGAAGGACGCCGCCGGACCGATCTTATCCGCTGGGGACTGTACTGTACGGAAGAATGGTGGGACAAGAAACCCGATGCAGATTCACACTGGGATATCTTCCCTATCCCACGGGATATGATGGGAGCGGATCATACACTTGAGCAGAACCCGGGTTACAATTAG
- a CDS encoding murein L,D-transpeptidase catalytic domain family protein yields MLRFIVFILFLFLPCTLFLGGKSSDNIPDSAERTAASDVEAYASLYRSMQLEGVVNWKAFRQAVAGYYKIDNRKREVLTLIDFSRPSTVKRLFVFDMRERKVLFSSVVSHGKNSGDNYATSFSNEYGSYKSSLGFYLTESTYQGKNGYSLILNGLEKGINDRARERAIVMHGAAYADPSVVSRGGRLGRSFGCPAVPQKLSRPIIDAIKGGSVMYIYAETPDYLAHSSVLKDADGL; encoded by the coding sequence ATGTTGCGATTTATTGTATTCATTTTATTCTTATTTCTTCCTTGTACCTTGTTTCTGGGCGGCAAGTCGTCAGATAACATTCCAGACTCTGCTGAAAGGACTGCTGCATCTGATGTTGAGGCTTATGCGAGCTTATACCGTTCCATGCAGTTGGAAGGAGTTGTCAACTGGAAAGCTTTCCGGCAGGCTGTAGCAGGTTATTATAAAATAGACAATCGCAAACGGGAGGTGTTGACATTGATAGACTTTTCCCGTCCTTCTACCGTAAAACGTCTTTTTGTATTTGACATGAGGGAACGTAAAGTACTTTTCTCATCGGTTGTTTCCCACGGAAAGAATAGCGGTGATAATTATGCCACTTCCTTTTCCAACGAATATGGTTCCTACAAAAGTTCACTGGGGTTCTATCTTACAGAATCTACTTATCAGGGAAAGAATGGGTATTCGCTTATTTTGAATGGTTTGGAAAAAGGAATCAACGACCGGGCCCGTGAGCGTGCCATTGTGATGCATGGGGCGGCTTATGCCGATCCTTCGGTAGTCAGCAGAGGAGGACGTTTGGGAAGAAGCTTTGGCTGTCCGGCTGTTCCGCAAAAACTTTCCCGTCCTATCATTGATGCCATTAAAGGAGGAAGTGTGATGTATATCTATGCTGAAACTCCTGATTATCTGGCACACAGTTCAGTCTTAAAAGATGCAGACGGACTGTAG
- a CDS encoding CBM35 domain-containing protein has product MKYYNLLLMACLLLSCKESDSRQDNDGKQENTYSGAGYVTGLENPGANVLFAVEVPQTGDYPLEIRYRNTGVADAVALITVNDVAIEKWLQLPAQADKTAWQTAETEISLQNGINYIIIQNSTSKGGCFELDYIKIRKKS; this is encoded by the coding sequence ATGAAGTACTACAATCTATTACTAATGGCTTGTCTCCTGTTATCCTGCAAGGAATCCGATTCCAGACAGGATAACGATGGCAAACAAGAGAATACTTACAGTGGTGCCGGCTACGTCACAGGACTGGAAAACCCCGGCGCCAATGTACTCTTTGCAGTGGAAGTTCCCCAAACGGGGGACTATCCGCTGGAAATCAGATATCGAAATACAGGAGTAGCAGACGCAGTGGCTTTGATCACCGTCAATGATGTGGCGATAGAGAAATGGTTGCAACTTCCTGCACAGGCTGACAAAACAGCCTGGCAAACTGCGGAGACAGAAATATCCCTGCAAAACGGTATTAATTATATAATCATTCAGAACAGTACGTCCAAAGGCGGATGCTTTGAACTGGACTATATAAAAATAAGAAAGAAATCATGA